From Lolium perenne isolate Kyuss_39 chromosome 5, Kyuss_2.0, whole genome shotgun sequence, a single genomic window includes:
- the LOC127299051 gene encoding branched-chain amino acid aminotransferase 2, chloroplastic gives METPEMADLDWENLGFTLVDTDFMYMAKCGPDGNFSKGEMLPFGPIALSPSAGVLNYGQGLFEGLKAYRKTDGSILLFRPEENARRMVIGADRMCMPAPTVEQFMDAVKQTVLANRRWVPPTGKGSLYIRPLLIGSGAILGVAPAPEFTFVIYVSPVGNYFKEGLAPIKLIIEDNFHRAAPGGTGGVKTIGNYASVLKAQRTAKEKGYSDVLYLDAVHNKYLEEASASNIFVVKGNTISTPAIEGTILPGITRKSIIEVAESKGYKVEERPVSVDELLVADEVFCTGTAVVVSPVGSITYQGKRVDYEGNHGVGVVSQQLYASLTGLQMGLLEDRMGWTVQLN, from the exons AT GGAAACACCTGAGATGGCCGACTTGGACTGGGAAAACCTTGGCTTTACCCTCGTTGATACCGACTTCATGTACATGGCGAAATGTGGGCCGGATGGAAACTTCTCCAAAGGAGAGATGCTGCCGTTTGGACCTATAGCGCTCAGTCCTTCTGCTGGAGTCTTAAACTATGGACAG GGATTGTTTGAGGGCCTGAAAGCATACAGGAAAACCGACGGTTCCATCCTGTTATTCCGTCCGGAGGAGAACGCCAGAAGGATGGTAATCGGCGCGGATAGGATGTGCATGCCTGCACCAACTGTTGAGCAATTCATGGATGCAGTGAAACAGACCGTTTTGGCGAATAGAAGATGG GTGCCTCCTACTGGTAAAGGTTCCCTGTATATTAGGCCGCTACTGATCGGAAGCGGGGCTATTCTTGGTGTTGCACCTGCTCCTGAGTTCACATTTGTCATTTATGTCTCCCCTGTTGGGAATTATTTCAAG GAGGGTTTAGCTCCTATTAAGTTGATTATCGAAGATAACTTCCACCGTGCTGCCCCTGGTGGAACTGGAGGCGTGAAAACCATTGGAAACTATGCCTCG GTGTTGAAAGCGCAGCGAACTGCAAAGGAGAAAGGATATTCTGATGTCCTCTATTTGGACGCCGTCCACAACAAATATCTGGAAGAAGCTTCTGCATCCAATATTTTTGttgtgaaa GGAAATACTATTTCTACTCCAGCAATAGAAGGAACTATACTGCCTGGTATAACAAGGAAAAGTATTATCGAAGTTGCCGAGAGCAAAGGCTATAAG GTGGAGGAACGCCCCGTGTCAGTAGATGAGTTGCTTGTTGCTGATGAAGTTTTCTGCACGGGAACAGCTGTTGTGGTTTCACCTGTGGGGAGCATCACGTATCAGGGGAAAAG GGTAGATTACGAAGGCAACCATGGAGTCGGCGTCGTGTCACAGCAGCTATATGCCTCACTGACGGGCCTCCAGATGGGTCTTTTAGAGGACCGGATGGGCTGGACCGTGCAACTGAACTAG
- the LOC127299049 gene encoding uncharacterized protein — protein MAANVGESTSSSSVVGDGGGSFECNICFELPQEPIVTLCGHLFCWPCLYKWLHIHSHSPECPVCKAVVEEEKLVPLYGRGKDRVDPRSKNVPGAADIPHRPTGQRPATAPQADPNNHFPNANPNPWFMGGGGGVPLANARWGNYTFSAAFGGLFPLLSFQVHGFPDATAYGQPAGFPYGYGHGHGHGHAFHGGHAGHAHAGPRHGPHGQQQQQADVYLKALLILVGFLVIASLITF, from the coding sequence ATGGCGGCCAACGTTGGGGAGTCCACGAGCAGCAGCAGCGTGGTGGGTGACGGCGGGGGCAGCTTTGAGTGCAACATATGCTTTGAGCTGCCGCAGGAGCCCATCGTGACGCTCTGCGGGCACCTCTTCTGCTGGCCATGCCTATACAAGTGGCTGCACATCCACTCGCACTCCCCCGAGTGCCCCGTCTGCAAGGCCGTCGTTGAGGAGGAAAAGCTTGTCCCGCTCTACGGCCGCGGCAAAGACCGCGTTGACCCAAGGTCCAAGAACGTGCCCGGGGCAGCCGATATCCCCCACCGGCCGACTGGACAGAGGCCTGCCACGGCCCCACAGGCTGATCCTAACAACCACTTCCCCAACGCGAACCCGAACCCGTGGTtcatgggcggaggcggcggcgtccCGCTTGCCAACGCGAGGTGGGGAAATTACACATTCTCTGCCGCGTTCGGTGGTCTGTTCCCACTGCTCAGCTTCCAGGTGCATGGGTTCCCGGACGCGACCGCGTATGGGCAGCCAGCAGGGTTCCCCTATGGATACGGCCATGGTCATGGCCACGGGCATGCTTTCCATGGAGGGCATGCAGGACACGCCCACGCTGGTCCCAGGCATGGGCCGCACGGGCAACAACAGCAGCAGGCAGACGTGTATCTCAAGGCGCTGCTCATCCTGGTCGGCTTCCTTGTTATCGCCAGCCTCATCACCTTCTAG